From a single Intestinibaculum porci genomic region:
- the plsY gene encoding glycerol-3-phosphate 1-O-acyltransferase PlsY — MKILIPILLIVMSYLYGSIPFALVIGKLFFHKDVRNYGSGNLGGTNAGRVLGKPAGLAVIILDATKCIVSMGITLLFVHQMGISMDFYYLSGLACIIGHCYPVFAGFKGGKGVSSAIAYALMTNIYAFLIAFVTFFVVLKLSKYVSLSSMLGCVAVVIAAPFLNEPTMCIITNILITCLVIYKHASNIDRIKQGTERKITWMK, encoded by the coding sequence GTGAAGATCTTAATACCAATCTTATTGATCGTCATGAGCTACTTATATGGCTCTATACCTTTCGCTTTAGTGATAGGGAAATTATTTTTTCATAAGGATGTCCGTAACTATGGTTCAGGGAACCTAGGCGGTACAAATGCCGGACGTGTTTTAGGCAAGCCAGCCGGTTTAGCCGTAATTATCCTAGATGCGACAAAATGTATCGTATCTATGGGCATTACTTTATTATTTGTGCATCAGATGGGGATCTCGATGGACTTCTACTACTTATCAGGCTTAGCCTGCATCATCGGTCACTGTTATCCAGTTTTTGCCGGCTTTAAAGGCGGTAAAGGCGTATCAAGCGCCATCGCTTATGCTTTGATGACTAACATCTATGCTTTCCTCATTGCCTTTGTGACCTTCTTTGTCGTTTTAAAACTTTCAAAGTATGTCTCATTATCATCAATGTTAGGCTGCGTTGCTGTCGTTATTGCGGCGCCATTCCTCAATGAACCAACAATGTGTATTATTACCAATATCCTGATTACCTGCTTAGTTATTTATAAGCATGCATCAAATATTGATCGCATCAAACAAGGCACTGAAAGAAAAATTACCTGGATGAAATAA